In Aquipuribacter hungaricus, the genomic stretch TTCGACCGCCAGATCACCGTCGAGGCGCCCGACATGCAGGGCCGCCTGAAGATCCTGCAGGTCCACGGCAAGGGCAAGCCGCTCGCCGAGGGCGTCGACCTGGAGTCGATCGCCCGCCGGACCCCGGGCTTCACCGGTGCCGACCTTGCCAACGTCCTCAACGAGGCCGCGCTGCTCACGGCCCGCTCGGACGCCCAGCAGATCACCGACGCCACGCTGGACGAGGCGATCGACCGCGTCATGGCCGGCCCGCAGAAGCGGACCCGCCTCATGAACGACAAGGAGCGGCTCATCACCGCCTACCACGAGGGCGGGCACGCCCTGGTGGCGGCGTCGCTGCCGAACACCGACCCGGTCGCCAAGATCACGATCCTGCCGCGCGGCCGTGCCCTCGGCTACACGATGGTGCTGCCCACCGAGGACAAGTACTCGACCTCGCGCAACGAGATGCTCGACCAGCTCGCCTACGCCCTGGGCGGCCGCGTCGCGGAGGAGCTCGTCTTCCACGACCCGACCTCCGGTGCCGCGAACGACATCGAGAAGGCGACCGGCCTGGCCCGCAAGATGGTCACGCAGTTCGGCATGAGCGAGGAGATCGGCGCGATCAAGCTCGGCAGCGCGTCGGGCGAGATGTTCCTGGGCCGCGACATGGGCCACGAGCGCGACTACTCCGAGTCCGTCGCCGCGACGGTCGACCGCGAGGTCCGCCGGCTCATCGAGGCCGCGCACGACGAGGCGTGGGAGGTGCTCGTCGAGCACCGCCCGATCCTCGACCGGCTCGTCAAGGAGCTCCTCGAGAAGGAGACCCTCGGCGCGGAGCAGATCGCCGCGATCTTCTCCGACGTCGTCAAGCGCCGGTCCCGACCGGTGTGGCTGTCCAGCGAGCGACGCGCGGTCTCCGACCTGCCGCCGGTCCCGGTGCCGCCCCGCCCGGCGGTCAACGCCAACGGCTTCTCGGTGCTCAACGGGGCCCCGGTCTCGGTGACCAAGGGCCAGGATTCGTCCAACGGCTCGTCCAACGGGTCCGCCAACGGTTCGTCGAACGGCTCCGCCAACGGGTCCCACGGCTCCTCCGCCGTGGGCAGCGACGGCGGGTCCACGACCGGTGGGACCCCCGCACACGGCCCGCACGACAACTGGGGCGCCTCCAACGGCGTCGGGCACGGCTCGGGCAACGGCGGGTCGGCCACCGGGCCGAGCACCCCCGCCCCCGGCCCGTCCGGTCCGGTCCCCCCGGGCGCCGGCCCGGCCTGAGCCCGTCGTCCCCGCCAGCGCGGTGAGCTCCCCCCACCCCGGGCCCGCCGGTCTGACCGGCCGGGCCCGGTCGCGGCTCGTCGGCCTGGACCGGCCCGCGGTGCTCGCCGTCCTCAACGTCACGCCGGACTCCTTCAGCGACGGCGGGCGGTGGGCCGACCCCGACGACGCCGTCCGGCACGGCCTGGACCTGGTGGCCGCGGGTGCCGACGCCGTCGACGTGGGCGGGGAGTCCACCCGCCCGGGCGCCGACCGGGTGCCCGAGCAGGAGGAGCTGCGGCGGACCGTCGAGGTCGTCCGCGCCCTCGCCGGGCAGGGCGTCCCGGTGAGCATCGACACCATGCGCGCCGGCGTCGCCGAGGCCGCCCTGGCCGCCGGGGCCGTGCTGGTCAACGACGTGAGCGGCGGCGCGGCCGACCCCGCGATG encodes the following:
- the ftsH gene encoding ATP-dependent zinc metalloprotease FtsH, with the translated sequence MKMRTFLRSGAIWIVLAIVIVLVGARLITTERFATVDTSQALQLIEDEKVASALVVDGEQRLDLTLVEGEQVDGSTQVRTHYVEQRGEDVLRLLDQHPPADGVDETNPQTSVLTSLLLTVLPLILILGLFWFVLSRMSGGGNRVMQFGKSKAKLITKDMPKVTFADVAGAEEAVEELTEIKEFLSEPAKFLAVGAKIPKGVLLYGPPGTGKTLLARATAGEAGVPFYSISGSDFVEMFVGVGASRVRDLFEQAKQNAPAIIFVDEIDAVGRHRGAGMGGGHDEREQTLNQLLVEMDGFDVKTNVILIAATNRPDILDPALLRPGRFDRQITVEAPDMQGRLKILQVHGKGKPLAEGVDLESIARRTPGFTGADLANVLNEAALLTARSDAQQITDATLDEAIDRVMAGPQKRTRLMNDKERLITAYHEGGHALVAASLPNTDPVAKITILPRGRALGYTMVLPTEDKYSTSRNEMLDQLAYALGGRVAEELVFHDPTSGAANDIEKATGLARKMVTQFGMSEEIGAIKLGSASGEMFLGRDMGHERDYSESVAATVDREVRRLIEAAHDEAWEVLVEHRPILDRLVKELLEKETLGAEQIAAIFSDVVKRRSRPVWLSSERRAVSDLPPVPVPPRPAVNANGFSVLNGAPVSVTKGQDSSNGSSNGSANGSSNGSANGSHGSSAVGSDGGSTTGGTPAHGPHDNWGASNGVGHGSGNGGSATGPSTPAPGPSGPVPPGAGPA